Genomic DNA from uncultured Fibrobacter sp.:
ATTAGACGAGTGAACGGCGCAAGCGCCTACAGACGAAAGACAAAAGAGGGGCGCAAAATCCCCTATTTAGTCTTCCAGGAAATACTGCACGCTGGTGACCACGCGGACTTTCTTGATATGCGGCGTATTTTCGTCGCGGTCCTCGATAGAAAACTGCCCCTGGGTCGCCGTCTTGATTTTTCCGAGCTTGCTTTCGGAATCCGAAGCGAACTTTTGCGCCGCCATACGGGCATTCTTGTTCGCCTCGTCAATCATTTCGGGCTTGACCGCGTTTAGGCCGTTGAAACTATAGACCTTGCGGTAGCGGAAATCGTCACCGTAAAAAGCGACACCCTGTTTAAGGAGTTCGCCCTGCTTTTCCATGATTCCGCGGACACGGTCCACGTTCTTGGAGGCGACCGTCAACACGACCGTGGCCACGTAACGGAACGGACGCTTTTCGTTGCTGTAGAGTTCCCCCTGCGCATCCACGATATCGGGCGCGGACCTGGTGATTTCGGATTCATCGACTCCGTTTTCGCGCAGGAACTTTTCAAGAGCAGCGTTTTTCGTCTGTACCGCATCGTGAATGACAGAGAGATCGTTGCCGACTTCCTTGTACACGATAGGCCAGATGACGAAATCAGCCTTGACTTCTCGCTCCGAAAGCCCCTTGACCGACACGACGCGGTCGCGATCCTTGGTATGCATCATGGCGCAATACAGGAACGCCCCG
This window encodes:
- a CDS encoding SIMPL domain-containing protein, coding for MSRIKESVVLAIAILGLGAFLYCAMMHTKDRDRVVSVKGLSEREVKADFVIWPIVYKEVGNDLSVIHDAVQTKNAALEKFLRENGVDESEITRSAPDIVDAQGELYSNEKRPFRYVATVVLTVASKNVDRVRGIMEKQGELLKQGVAFYGDDFRYRKVYSFNGLNAVKPEMIDEANKNARMAAQKFASDSESKLGKIKTATQGQFSIEDRDENTPHIKKVRVVTSVQYFLED